A single region of the Variovorax paradoxus genome encodes:
- the ychF gene encoding redox-regulated ATPase YchF: MSLQCGIVGLPNVGKSTLFNALTKAGIAAENYPFCTIEPNVGVVEVPDPRLAQLSEIVKPERVVPAIVEFVDIAGLVAGASTGEGLGNKFLAHIRETDATVNVVRCFDDENVIHVAGKVDPISDIEVIQTELCLADLATVEKALHRHTKVARSGDKDAQKLVGLLERCQAALNENTPVRALEFTKEEQPLVKSFTLITAKPAMFVGNVAEDGFENNPYLDRLREYAAKQGAPVVAICAKIEADLAEMDDEDKKMFLAEIGQEEPGLNRLIRAAFKLLGLQTYFTAGVKEVRAWTIHIGDTGPQAAGVIHGDFEKGYIRAQTIAFEDYIAYKGEQGAKDAGKMRSEGKEYVVKDGDVMNFLFSS, translated from the coding sequence ATGAGTTTGCAATGCGGCATCGTCGGCCTGCCCAACGTCGGTAAATCCACCCTTTTCAATGCGTTGACCAAGGCCGGTATCGCAGCGGAAAACTATCCGTTCTGCACCATCGAGCCCAACGTGGGCGTGGTGGAAGTGCCCGATCCGCGGCTCGCGCAGCTCAGCGAGATCGTCAAGCCCGAGCGCGTGGTGCCCGCCATCGTCGAGTTCGTCGACATCGCCGGCCTGGTGGCCGGCGCCAGCACGGGCGAGGGCCTGGGCAACAAGTTTCTTGCGCACATCCGCGAAACCGACGCCACGGTGAACGTGGTGCGCTGCTTCGACGACGAGAACGTGATCCACGTGGCCGGCAAGGTCGACCCGATCTCCGACATCGAAGTGATCCAGACCGAGCTCTGCCTGGCCGACCTGGCCACGGTAGAGAAGGCGCTACACCGCCACACCAAGGTGGCCCGCTCAGGCGACAAGGACGCGCAGAAGCTCGTCGGCCTGCTCGAGCGCTGCCAGGCCGCGCTGAACGAGAACACGCCGGTGCGCGCGCTCGAGTTCACCAAGGAAGAGCAGCCGCTGGTCAAGAGCTTCACGCTCATCACCGCCAAGCCCGCGATGTTCGTCGGCAACGTGGCCGAAGACGGCTTCGAGAACAACCCGTACCTCGACCGCCTGCGCGAGTACGCGGCCAAGCAGGGCGCTCCCGTGGTCGCCATCTGCGCCAAGATCGAAGCCGACCTGGCCGAGATGGACGACGAAGACAAGAAGATGTTCCTTGCCGAAATCGGCCAGGAAGAGCCGGGCCTCAACCGCCTGATTCGCGCGGCCTTCAAGCTGCTGGGCCTGCAGACCTACTTCACCGCCGGCGTGAAGGAAGTGCGCGCCTGGACCATCCACATCGGCGACACCGGTCCGCAGGCAGCGGGCGTGATTCACGGCGACTTCGAAAAGGGCTACATCCGTGCCCAGACCATCGCGTTCGAGGACTACATCGCCTACAAGGGCGAACAGGGCGCGAAGGACGCGGGCAAGATGCGTTCGGAAGGCAAGGAATACGTCGTGAAAGACGGCGACGTGATGAACTTCCTCTTCAGCTCGTGA
- a CDS encoding sugar ABC transporter substrate-binding protein, with product MKFTRRTLQSAAALTLLGAFAATPALAQEKPKVALVMKSLANEFFRTMEDGAKAHQKANASQYTLVANGIKDETDTAAQIKMVEQMMAQKINALVIAPADSKALVPVVKAAIDRGILVVNIDNQFDAAALKEKGIQVPFVGPDNRAGAKLVGDELAKSLKAGDKVGIIEGVSTTFNAQQRTLGYQDAMKAAGVTVVGVQSGQWEIDKGNTVAAGMMREHPDLKALLAGNDSMALGAVAAVKAAGKTGKVLVVGYDNIGAIKPMLKDGRMLATADQFAAKQAVFGIETALKALAEKKPQSSMPAEVKTDVVLVTKTSSK from the coding sequence ATGAAGTTCACCCGCCGTACGCTGCAAAGCGCAGCCGCTCTGACGTTGCTGGGCGCCTTCGCCGCCACGCCCGCCCTCGCCCAAGAGAAGCCCAAGGTGGCGCTGGTCATGAAGTCGCTGGCCAACGAATTCTTCCGCACCATGGAAGACGGCGCCAAGGCGCACCAGAAAGCCAATGCCTCGCAATACACGCTGGTGGCCAACGGCATCAAGGACGAGACCGACACGGCTGCCCAGATCAAGATGGTCGAGCAGATGATGGCGCAGAAGATCAATGCGCTGGTCATTGCGCCGGCCGATTCGAAGGCGCTGGTGCCGGTGGTCAAGGCGGCCATCGACCGGGGCATCCTGGTCGTCAACATCGACAACCAGTTCGACGCCGCCGCGCTGAAGGAAAAGGGCATCCAGGTGCCTTTCGTCGGCCCTGACAACCGCGCCGGCGCCAAGCTGGTCGGCGACGAGCTGGCCAAGAGCCTGAAAGCCGGCGACAAGGTCGGCATCATCGAAGGCGTTTCGACCACCTTCAATGCGCAGCAGCGCACCCTCGGCTACCAGGACGCGATGAAGGCCGCCGGCGTGACGGTGGTGGGCGTGCAGTCGGGCCAGTGGGAAATCGACAAGGGCAACACGGTGGCCGCCGGCATGATGCGCGAGCACCCCGACCTGAAGGCGCTGCTGGCGGGCAACGACAGCATGGCGCTGGGCGCCGTGGCTGCCGTCAAGGCCGCCGGCAAGACCGGCAAGGTGCTGGTGGTGGGCTACGACAACATCGGCGCCATCAAGCCGATGCTGAAGGACGGCCGCATGCTTGCCACCGCGGACCAGTTCGCCGCCAAGCAGGCGGTGTTCGGCATCGAGACCGCGCTCAAGGCGCTGGCCGAGAAAAAGCCGCAGTCGAGCATGCCGGCCGAAGTGAAGACTGACGTGGTGCTGGTCACCAAGACGTCGTCCAAGTAA
- a CDS encoding sugar ABC transporter ATP-binding protein, translating into MNTGLATPVLSLSALGKDYAAPVLDDVSLVLNAGEVLALTGENGAGKSTLSKIVCGLVQPTRGQMLLGGTPFQPASRRDAERLGVRMVMQELGLVNTLSVAENLLLDRLPNQTGWIRRGKLHDLAAQQLAKIGMQNIDPATPVARLGIGQQQMVEIARNLQDDTRVLVLDEPTAMLTPRETSHLFEQIELLKARGVAIVYVSHRLEELQRIADRVAVLRDGRLVDVRAMAGVRESELVQRMVGRAVHEHEGRDRRVAGPVLLSARGIGRAEVVKGVDIDLHAGEVMGLAGLVGSGRTELVRLLFGADRADSGEILLYDGIASTQPVQRAPKGWRSPMQAIRAGIGLVTEDRKSQGLLLTQPIRVNATLSDLGAISHAGWLQRAKERGIAKRLVELLRIRSRSIEQPVATLSGGNQQKVVFARWLHRECKVLLLDEPTRGVDVGARADLYAELDRMTEAGKALLMVSSDLRELMAMCDRIGVMSAGRLVAVFERGQWSEQSLLAAAFSDAAGRAPAPMPPTPPMAGSAISDSNKAQPASAETP; encoded by the coding sequence ATGAATACAGGTCTTGCCACGCCCGTGCTCTCGCTGAGCGCACTCGGCAAGGACTATGCGGCGCCGGTGCTCGACGACGTTTCGCTGGTACTGAATGCCGGCGAAGTGCTTGCGCTCACGGGCGAGAACGGCGCGGGCAAGAGCACCCTCTCGAAGATCGTCTGCGGCCTGGTGCAGCCGACGCGCGGCCAGATGCTGCTGGGCGGCACGCCGTTCCAGCCCGCATCGCGCCGCGACGCCGAGCGGCTGGGCGTGCGCATGGTCATGCAGGAGCTGGGGCTGGTCAACACGCTGTCGGTGGCCGAGAACCTGCTGCTCGACCGGCTGCCCAACCAGACCGGCTGGATTCGCCGCGGCAAACTGCACGACCTGGCCGCGCAGCAGCTCGCAAAAATCGGCATGCAGAACATCGACCCGGCCACGCCCGTGGCGCGGCTCGGCATTGGCCAGCAGCAGATGGTCGAGATTGCGCGCAACCTGCAGGACGACACGCGCGTGCTGGTGCTCGACGAGCCCACCGCCATGCTCACGCCGCGCGAAACCTCGCACCTATTCGAGCAGATCGAACTGCTCAAGGCGCGCGGCGTGGCCATCGTCTATGTGTCGCACCGGCTCGAGGAATTGCAGCGCATTGCCGACCGCGTGGCGGTGCTGCGCGACGGCCGGCTGGTCGATGTGCGCGCCATGGCCGGCGTGCGCGAATCCGAACTGGTCCAGCGCATGGTGGGACGCGCGGTGCACGAACACGAAGGGCGTGACCGCCGAGTGGCCGGCCCAGTACTGCTGAGCGCGCGCGGCATCGGCCGCGCCGAGGTCGTGAAGGGCGTGGACATCGACCTGCACGCGGGCGAAGTCATGGGCCTGGCGGGCCTGGTCGGTTCGGGCCGGACCGAACTCGTGCGGCTGCTGTTCGGTGCGGACCGCGCCGACAGCGGTGAAATTCTTCTATACGACGGCATCGCCAGCACGCAGCCGGTGCAGCGCGCGCCCAAGGGCTGGCGGTCGCCGATGCAGGCCATTCGCGCGGGCATCGGCCTGGTGACTGAAGACCGTAAGTCGCAAGGCTTGCTGCTCACGCAGCCGATTCGCGTCAATGCCACGTTGAGCGACCTGGGCGCCATCTCGCACGCCGGCTGGCTGCAACGCGCCAAGGAGCGCGGCATTGCCAAGCGGCTGGTCGAGCTGCTGCGCATTCGTTCGCGCAGCATCGAGCAGCCCGTTGCCACGCTGAGCGGCGGCAACCAGCAGAAGGTGGTGTTCGCACGCTGGCTGCACCGCGAATGCAAGGTGCTATTGCTCGACGAGCCCACGCGCGGCGTGGACGTGGGTGCGCGTGCCGACCTGTATGCCGAACTCGACCGCATGACCGAGGCCGGCAAGGCGCTCTTGATGGTGTCTAGCGACCTGCGCGAGCTGATGGCCATGTGCGACCGCATCGGCGTGATGAGCGCCGGCCGGCTGGTGGCAGTGTTCGAGCGCGGCCAGTGGAGCGAACAATCGCTGCTCGCCGCCGCTTTCAGCGACGCGGCGGGACGCGCCCCTGCGCCAATGCCGCCGACGCCCCCGATGGCGGGCTCCGCCATTTCCGATTCGAACAAGGCCCAACCGGCCTCCGCCGAGACACCATGA
- a CDS encoding ABC transporter permease: MNAAAATSAQPSALKGQLGTYLGLTVVLVGMVVLFGSLSEYFFTRETFISIANEIPALAVMAIGMTFVLIIAGIDLSVGSVLALSAAVTAAAILQWQLSVPVAAALGLATGLVCGTVTGAVSVAWRLPSFIVSLGMLEAVRGGAYLVTDSRTQYVGDAISGLAAPWVGGISAAFVLAVVLVVVGQLVLTRTVFGRHVVGIGTNEEAMRLAGIDPRPIRIIVFAATGLLAGLAGLMQSARLEAADPNAGVGIELQVIAAVVIGGTSLMGGRGSVVNTFFGVLIIAVLEAGLAQVGASEPSKRIITGAVIVVAVIIDTLRQRRADRRLA, from the coding sequence ATGAACGCAGCCGCCGCTACCTCCGCCCAGCCCTCCGCTCTCAAGGGCCAGTTGGGCACCTACCTTGGCCTCACGGTCGTGCTCGTGGGCATGGTCGTGCTTTTCGGTTCGCTGAGCGAGTACTTCTTTACCCGCGAAACCTTCATCTCCATTGCCAACGAAATTCCCGCTCTGGCGGTGATGGCCATCGGCATGACCTTCGTGCTGATCATCGCGGGCATCGATCTTTCGGTGGGCTCGGTGCTCGCCCTCAGCGCCGCGGTCACGGCCGCAGCCATCTTGCAATGGCAGCTCTCGGTGCCGGTGGCTGCCGCGCTGGGCCTTGCGACCGGGCTGGTGTGCGGCACGGTCACGGGCGCGGTGTCGGTGGCATGGCGCCTTCCGAGCTTCATCGTCTCGCTGGGCATGCTCGAAGCAGTGCGCGGCGGTGCGTATCTGGTCACCGATTCGCGCACGCAATATGTGGGCGATGCGATCTCCGGCCTTGCAGCGCCCTGGGTCGGCGGCATTTCGGCGGCTTTCGTGCTGGCGGTGGTGCTGGTGGTGGTGGGCCAACTGGTACTCACGCGCACGGTCTTCGGCCGGCACGTGGTGGGCATCGGCACCAATGAAGAAGCCATGCGGCTTGCGGGCATCGACCCGCGGCCGATCCGCATCATCGTGTTTGCCGCCACCGGCCTCTTGGCCGGGCTTGCGGGGCTGATGCAGTCGGCACGGCTCGAGGCGGCGGACCCGAATGCAGGCGTCGGCATCGAGCTGCAGGTGATCGCGGCCGTGGTGATCGGCGGCACCAGCCTCATGGGCGGACGCGGCTCGGTGGTCAACACCTTCTTCGGCGTGCTCATCATCGCGGTGCTCGAAGCCGGGCTCGCCCAGGTGGGCGCGAGCGAGCCGAGCAAGCGCATCATCACCGGCGCGGTGATCGTGGTTGCGGTGATCATCGACACCTTGCGCCAGCGCCGGGCCGATCGCCGCCTGGCCTGA
- a CDS encoding LacI family DNA-binding transcriptional regulator — translation MATIKDVALRAGVSVTTVSHVVNDTRHVSAKGRERVEQAIRELGYVPNAMARSLKSNTTSTLGMLIPNSSNPYFAEIVRIVEDRCFGAGYTLVLCNTDDEPRRQSVYLQVLAERRIDGLIVVSTGAGDDDSLVTQLHGLRIPTVLVDREIADPACDLVETAHMQGGLLAVRHLLSLGHKRIACIGGPVGVMPSEQRIEGWRMALAEAGATPNADALLWRGGFTSQGGYEAMHAILRTEQAPSAVFVCNDLMAIGALRAAHESGVHVPDDLSIVGFDDIELSAYTSPPLTTVAQPKERIGALAVDMLLERVGGKRRDARKVVLQPELRVRASTARHASFREAAVPAPAAAPVSSPTENRKSRAP, via the coding sequence ATGGCCACCATCAAGGACGTCGCGCTGCGCGCGGGGGTTTCGGTTACCACCGTCTCGCATGTGGTCAACGACACGCGCCACGTGAGCGCCAAGGGTCGCGAACGGGTGGAGCAGGCCATCCGCGAATTGGGCTATGTGCCGAATGCGATGGCGCGCAGCCTGAAGAGCAACACCACGTCGACGCTGGGCATGCTGATTCCAAACAGTTCGAACCCGTACTTTGCCGAGATCGTGCGCATCGTGGAAGACCGCTGCTTTGGCGCCGGTTACACGCTGGTGCTGTGCAACACCGACGACGAGCCCCGGCGCCAGAGCGTGTACCTGCAGGTGCTGGCCGAACGCCGCATCGACGGGCTGATCGTGGTGTCCACGGGCGCGGGCGACGACGACTCGCTGGTCACGCAACTGCACGGCCTGCGCATTCCCACGGTGCTGGTCGACCGCGAGATTGCGGACCCGGCCTGCGACCTGGTGGAAACCGCCCACATGCAGGGCGGCCTGCTCGCGGTGCGGCACCTGCTGTCGCTCGGCCACAAGCGCATTGCCTGCATTGGCGGGCCGGTGGGCGTGATGCCGAGCGAGCAGCGCATCGAAGGCTGGCGCATGGCGCTGGCCGAAGCCGGCGCCACGCCGAATGCCGATGCGCTGCTGTGGCGCGGCGGCTTCACGAGCCAGGGCGGCTACGAGGCGATGCACGCCATCCTGCGTACCGAGCAGGCGCCTTCGGCCGTGTTCGTCTGCAACGATCTGATGGCCATCGGCGCCCTGCGCGCGGCGCATGAAAGCGGCGTGCATGTGCCCGACGACCTGTCGATCGTCGGCTTCGACGACATCGAACTCTCGGCCTACACCAGCCCCCCGCTCACTACCGTGGCGCAACCCAAGGAGCGCATCGGCGCACTGGCGGTCGACATGCTGCTGGAGCGCGTGGGCGGCAAGCGGCGCGATGCGCGCAAGGTGGTGCTGCAGCCCGAGCTTCGCGTGCGCGCCTCGACAGCGCGGCATGCGAGCTTCCGCGAGGCGGCCGTGCCCGCTCCTGCCGCCGCGCCTGTTTCTTCTCCAACGGAAAACCGAAAGTCCCGCGCCCCGTGA
- the rbsK gene encoding ribokinase, translating to MSSQPSFPSAAQQQPRIVVLGSLNMDIVLRVPQAPSAGETLLGRSIAHIPGGKGANQAVSCAREGGRVSMIGCVGSDAHGQALRSALTQDGIDTAALRTDGSEPTGTALILVEDSGQNRIVMIPGANAKVEIDEAALRQQLQGAAFLVAQFETPMHEVARAITVAHEAGCKVLLNPSPVQPIAEPLWPRIDTLVVNEIEAEALCGQVADSSQEAALAGQALRAKGIQRVVVTLGARGAVAVDADGARHHPAPKVQAVDTTAAGDTFLGALAVALGEGQSFDEAVRLGIRAAALCIQQPGAQPSIPQRDAVLQSPMPPDWTAL from the coding sequence GTGAGTTCCCAGCCTTCTTTTCCCAGCGCTGCGCAGCAGCAGCCCCGCATCGTGGTGCTCGGCAGCCTGAACATGGACATCGTGCTGCGCGTGCCGCAGGCGCCTTCCGCCGGTGAAACCCTGCTGGGCCGCTCGATCGCCCACATTCCCGGCGGCAAGGGCGCCAACCAGGCCGTGAGCTGCGCGCGCGAAGGCGGCAGGGTCAGCATGATCGGCTGCGTCGGCAGCGACGCGCACGGCCAGGCGCTGCGCTCAGCGCTCACGCAAGACGGCATCGACACCGCCGCGCTGCGCACGGACGGCAGCGAGCCCACCGGCACGGCGCTGATCCTGGTGGAGGACAGCGGCCAGAACCGCATCGTGATGATCCCCGGCGCCAACGCGAAGGTAGAGATCGACGAGGCGGCGCTGCGGCAACAGCTGCAAGGCGCGGCCTTTCTGGTGGCGCAGTTCGAGACACCGATGCACGAGGTTGCCCGCGCCATCACGGTGGCACACGAGGCAGGCTGCAAGGTGCTGCTCAACCCGTCGCCGGTGCAGCCCATCGCCGAGCCGCTGTGGCCGCGCATCGACACGCTGGTCGTCAATGAAATCGAAGCGGAGGCGCTGTGCGGACAGGTCGCCGATAGCTCGCAGGAAGCCGCGCTGGCCGGCCAAGCCTTGCGTGCCAAGGGCATTCAGCGCGTGGTCGTCACGCTCGGCGCGCGCGGCGCGGTGGCTGTCGATGCCGACGGCGCGCGCCACCATCCCGCACCCAAAGTGCAGGCGGTCGACACCACCGCGGCCGGCGACACCTTCCTCGGTGCGCTGGCGGTCGCATTGGGCGAAGGCCAGTCGTTCGACGAAGCCGTTCGCCTGGGCATTCGCGCGGCCGCGCTGTGCATTCAGCAGCCCGGCGCCCAACCTTCCATTCCGCAGCGCGACGCCGTGCTGCAAAGCCCCATGCCCCCTGACTGGACCGCGCTGTGA
- the rbsD gene encoding D-ribose pyranase — protein MKRTALLNSELSQVIASMGHGDMLVIGDAGLPIPDGPRRIDLAVTRGVPLLTEVLQAVLSEMQVESIVVADEALNGANALPAWYPQSLGISPQTVSHEEFKRRSAKARAIVRTGECTPYANIMLIAGVSF, from the coding sequence GTGAAACGTACCGCCCTGCTCAACTCCGAACTTTCCCAGGTCATCGCCTCGATGGGCCACGGCGACATGCTGGTGATCGGCGATGCGGGCCTGCCGATTCCGGACGGACCGCGGCGCATCGACCTTGCGGTGACACGCGGCGTGCCGCTGCTCACCGAGGTGCTTCAAGCCGTTCTTTCGGAGATGCAGGTCGAGAGCATCGTGGTGGCGGATGAGGCCCTGAACGGCGCCAACGCCCTGCCCGCCTGGTATCCGCAATCGCTCGGCATTTCGCCGCAAACCGTGTCGCATGAAGAGTTCAAGCGCCGCAGCGCGAAGGCGCGTGCCATCGTGCGCACGGGCGAGTGCACGCCCTACGCCAACATCATGCTGATTGCCGGCGTGAGCTTCTGA
- a CDS encoding glycerophosphodiester phosphodiesterase family protein yields MKGSRKGSRTLRGLAVLLALVALASVLLFVGNQSRWLQPPAARPFLLSHRGVHQTFDVRGLRSDTCTAGQIHAPTHALIENTLPSMRAAFDAGADMVEFDVHPTKDGAFAVFHDWTLECRTEGRGVVRDYALAQLQVLDVGYGYTYDGGKTYPLRGKGIGLMPSLSQVLGEFPTRRFLIHMKSRDAEEGRLLAGRLAALDAVQRSRLVVYGSDEPVSALKQALPDIRIAPRSALVQCLLRYAALGWSSYMPEACRSGLMLVPVNVAPWLWGWPHRLQRRLETADTRLVVVGPYAGGDFSSGIDNTETLAELPLDYRGGLWTNRIERIGPAVRSRMPD; encoded by the coding sequence ATGAAGGGCAGCCGGAAAGGCAGCCGCACGCTGCGCGGGCTGGCGGTGCTTTTGGCGCTCGTCGCGCTTGCGTCGGTGCTGCTTTTTGTCGGCAATCAGTCGCGATGGCTCCAGCCGCCTGCAGCGCGGCCCTTTTTGCTCTCCCACCGCGGCGTGCATCAGACTTTCGATGTGCGCGGTTTGCGCAGCGATACCTGCACCGCCGGCCAGATTCACGCGCCAACGCATGCGTTGATCGAAAACACGCTGCCGTCGATGCGGGCAGCCTTCGACGCCGGCGCGGACATGGTGGAGTTCGATGTCCATCCCACCAAAGACGGCGCGTTTGCGGTGTTCCACGACTGGACGCTTGAATGCCGAACCGAGGGGCGAGGCGTCGTGCGCGATTACGCGCTGGCGCAACTGCAGGTGCTGGACGTGGGCTACGGCTATACCTACGACGGGGGCAAGACCTATCCGTTGCGAGGTAAGGGCATCGGATTGATGCCGAGTCTGTCGCAGGTACTGGGCGAGTTCCCGACGAGGCGCTTTCTGATTCACATGAAGAGCCGCGACGCGGAAGAAGGCCGGCTGCTTGCAGGCCGCCTCGCCGCTCTGGATGCCGTGCAGAGAAGCCGACTCGTGGTGTACGGCAGCGACGAGCCGGTCAGCGCGCTCAAGCAGGCGTTGCCGGACATTCGAATCGCGCCGCGCAGTGCGCTGGTGCAGTGCCTGCTGCGCTACGCGGCGCTTGGCTGGTCGAGCTACATGCCCGAAGCATGCCGGAGCGGCTTGATGCTGGTGCCGGTCAATGTGGCGCCATGGCTCTGGGGCTGGCCGCATCGGCTGCAGCGCCGGCTGGAGACAGCCGACACTCGGCTGGTGGTGGTCGGGCCCTATGCGGGCGGCGACTTCAGTAGTGGCATCGACAACACCGAGACGCTTGCGGAGCTGCCCCTCGACTATCGCGGCGGGCTGTGGACCAATCGCATCGAGCGCATCGGTCCGGCAGTGCGCTCCCGCATGCCGGATTGA
- a CDS encoding MOSC domain-containing protein, protein MPQPAFDLQATIARLFVYPVKSCAGVELPEALLTETGLEFDRAWMVVDAQGEFVTQRQLPRMALIKPQMKQMEVVLRAPGMLALHLAFDKVEKPVRAKVWKDEVAAYDMGDIAAQWFSDFLSEPGKPQTLRLVRFDPEHKRLSSLDWTGGVEATNQFADGYPLLVASEGSLAELNERLAAAGHDAVGIERFRPNIVLAGIESHDEDRVDALHIETAEGDAELKPVKPCTRCPIPDIDPATGVSSPEVGDMLRTYRADARVDGRITFGMNCIVLQGMEHMLKIGQAVGANYRFE, encoded by the coding sequence GTGCCACAGCCCGCTTTCGATCTTCAGGCCACCATTGCGCGTCTCTTCGTCTATCCCGTCAAATCATGCGCCGGAGTCGAGCTCCCCGAGGCGCTGCTGACCGAAACCGGGCTCGAATTCGACCGCGCCTGGATGGTGGTCGATGCACAGGGCGAGTTCGTCACCCAGCGCCAGCTGCCGCGCATGGCGCTGATCAAGCCGCAAATGAAGCAGATGGAAGTGGTGCTGCGGGCGCCCGGCATGCTGGCCCTGCACCTCGCGTTCGACAAGGTCGAAAAGCCGGTGCGCGCGAAAGTCTGGAAAGACGAAGTAGCCGCCTACGACATGGGCGATATCGCGGCGCAGTGGTTCAGCGACTTTCTCTCCGAGCCGGGCAAGCCGCAGACGCTGCGCCTGGTGCGCTTCGATCCTGAGCACAAGCGGCTGTCAAGCCTGGATTGGACGGGGGGCGTCGAGGCAACGAACCAGTTTGCCGACGGCTACCCGCTGCTGGTGGCCAGCGAGGGTTCGCTGGCCGAACTCAACGAGCGGCTGGCCGCCGCGGGGCACGATGCGGTCGGCATCGAACGCTTTCGGCCCAACATCGTGCTGGCGGGCATCGAGTCGCACGATGAAGACCGCGTCGACGCGCTGCACATCGAAACAGCCGAAGGCGACGCCGAGCTCAAGCCGGTAAAGCCCTGCACGCGTTGTCCGATTCCGGACATCGACCCGGCCACCGGCGTCAGCAGCCCCGAGGTTGGCGACATGCTGCGCACCTACCGCGCCGATGCGCGCGTCGACGGGCGGATCACCTTCGGCATGAACTGCATCGTGCTGCAGGGCATGGAGCACATGCTCAAAATCGGGCAGGCCGTGGGCGCGAACTACCGGTTCGAATGA
- a CDS encoding FAD-dependent monooxygenase: MALPPEVCIRGAGIVGRTLALLLARERVRVALVAPPATAGKDDIRAYALNTASKKLLESLRAWPDAAHATPVREMLVNGDEGGRVQFNAVRQKVEALAWIVDVPALEKQLADAVRFQPQVEVVADPVPAPLTVVCEGKASTTREALGVSYAVTRYPQHAIAARLEAAQSHDGVARQWFNDKGEVLALLPMGGVHGRSVALVWSVDQLRAPALLAQSTEEFNAAVSEASQGALGALQLTSERAAWPLARAIADRWTGAMPNPAQGASSLQPAQSWALAGDAAHTVHPLAGQGLNLGLADAAMLAEVIKQREYWRSVGDARLLRRYERARRADVLQMSLATDGLQQLFSHSMGPLPALRNWGMRGFDRTRLLKHWIANQAMGLRA; this comes from the coding sequence ATGGCCCTCCCCCCTGAAGTTTGCATACGCGGTGCCGGCATCGTCGGCCGGACGTTGGCCCTGCTGCTTGCGCGCGAGCGCGTGCGCGTTGCGCTGGTGGCGCCGCCCGCCACGGCGGGCAAGGACGACATCCGCGCCTACGCGCTCAACACTGCCTCGAAGAAGCTGCTCGAATCGCTGCGCGCCTGGCCGGATGCGGCGCATGCCACGCCGGTGCGCGAAATGCTCGTGAACGGCGACGAGGGCGGCCGCGTGCAGTTCAACGCCGTGCGCCAGAAGGTCGAGGCGCTGGCCTGGATCGTCGATGTTCCCGCGCTCGAAAAGCAGCTGGCGGACGCGGTCCGATTCCAGCCCCAGGTTGAAGTGGTGGCCGACCCTGTGCCGGCCCCGCTCACCGTGGTGTGCGAGGGCAAGGCCAGCACCACGCGCGAGGCGCTCGGCGTGAGCTACGCGGTGACGCGCTATCCGCAGCATGCGATTGCCGCGCGGCTCGAAGCGGCGCAGTCGCATGACGGCGTGGCACGCCAGTGGTTCAACGACAAGGGCGAGGTGCTGGCGCTGCTGCCGATGGGCGGGGTGCACGGCCGCTCGGTCGCGCTGGTGTGGTCGGTCGACCAGCTTCGCGCGCCTGCGCTGCTGGCGCAGAGCACTGAAGAATTCAACGCCGCCGTGAGCGAGGCCAGCCAAGGCGCCCTGGGCGCGCTGCAACTCACGAGCGAACGCGCCGCCTGGCCGCTCGCGCGCGCCATTGCCGACCGCTGGACCGGCGCCATGCCCAACCCGGCGCAGGGCGCTTCTTCTTTGCAACCCGCGCAGTCGTGGGCATTGGCTGGTGACGCCGCCCACACGGTGCATCCGCTCGCGGGCCAGGGCCTGAACCTGGGCCTGGCCGATGCGGCCATGCTGGCCGAGGTGATCAAGCAGCGCGAGTACTGGCGCAGCGTGGGCGATGCGCGCCTGCTGCGCCGCTACGAGCGCGCCCGCCGCGCCGACGTGCTGCAGATGAGCCTTGCCACCGACGGCCTGCAGCAACTTTTTTCGCACAGCATGGGGCCCCTGCCCGCGCTGCGCAACTGGGGCATGCGCGGCTTCGACCGCACGCGCCTCCTCAAGCACTGGATCGCCAACCAGGCGATGGGCTTGAGGGCATGA